The Pseudomonas fluorescens genome includes a window with the following:
- a CDS encoding DUF3298 domain-containing protein: protein MSLFKTASVAAIALTLGACQSLFQPNYRAPLETTRDASEQLQPGCASADCPLVNIDTLHFPTEPALDGIVEKRLLQMTRTTPDAPVAPTLAAYREQFLRSAAPRNSSYFQAKVREQHDGLVIIELSSYLDTGGAHGTPGRGFINYSRQQHKVLTLSDMLLPGQEEAFWKAAQVAHNSWLISTKLDQEPEFLKQWSFQKTPHVALTYGGVILKYEVSTIAPYALGHIELKIAYPRLNGILKPELFPGRS from the coding sequence ATGTCGCTTTTCAAAACTGCCTCCGTGGCCGCCATTGCCCTGACCCTGGGCGCTTGCCAAAGCCTGTTCCAACCCAATTACCGCGCACCGCTGGAAACCACCCGCGATGCCTCGGAGCAATTGCAACCCGGCTGCGCCAGTGCCGACTGCCCGTTGGTGAACATCGATACCCTGCACTTTCCCACCGAGCCGGCCCTGGACGGCATCGTCGAAAAACGCCTGCTGCAAATGACCCGCACCACCCCGGACGCCCCGGTTGCACCGACGCTTGCCGCCTATCGCGAGCAGTTCCTGCGCAGCGCCGCGCCCCGCAACAGCAGCTATTTTCAGGCCAAGGTACGTGAGCAACATGACGGCCTGGTGATCATCGAACTGTCCAGCTACCTGGATACCGGCGGCGCCCACGGCACGCCGGGCCGCGGCTTCATCAACTATTCGCGCCAGCAACACAAGGTTCTGACGCTGTCGGACATGCTGCTGCCGGGCCAGGAAGAAGCCTTCTGGAAAGCCGCCCAGGTCGCCCACAACAGTTGGCTGATCAGCACCAAGCTGGATCAGGAACCCGAGTTCCTGAAGCAGTGGTCCTTCCAGAAAACCCCACACGTGGCACTGACCTACGGCGGGGTGATCCTCAAGTACGAAGTGAGCACCATCGCCCCGTACGCCCTGGGCCACATCGAATTGAAGATCGCTTACCCACGCCTCAATGGCATCCTCAAGCCCGAGCTGTTCCCCGGCCGTAGCTGA